A part of Spiribacter vilamensis genomic DNA contains:
- a CDS encoding glycerophosphodiester phosphodiesterase has translation MSCQISLSRPIRQFTGILAITILTGAPNASANTLDRQLTALQDFQVVAHRGASGHAPEHTLPAFQMAYDMGADYLELDIQMTADGELVVLHDETLNRTTDAEGPLQDYTLAELQELDAGSWFNTTNPSRAQSRFAGTQVPTLDQVIDRFGTQTRYYIETKSAERDPTLEAELMEALEGRGLIEAGAVTIQSFSQESLRKVQAINPNVPLVQLVWYYPENEDSEELTEWTGVTPGPEAITDADFQEVRDYAVAIGTNMTYQGEPVIDEAFVTQAQDNDLLVHVYTVNGIPMMEQLLGWGVDGMFTNFPDRLIRLTQ, from the coding sequence ATGAGCTGCCAAATTTCCCTGAGCCGTCCGATCCGTCAATTCACGGGGATCCTCGCCATCACGATACTCACGGGCGCGCCCAATGCGTCGGCGAACACGCTTGATCGCCAGCTTACAGCGCTCCAGGACTTCCAGGTGGTTGCCCATCGCGGCGCCAGCGGGCATGCGCCCGAACACACGCTGCCTGCCTTTCAGATGGCGTATGACATGGGTGCCGATTACCTCGAGCTCGATATTCAGATGACGGCTGACGGTGAACTCGTCGTCCTGCACGACGAGACCCTCAACCGCACCACCGATGCCGAAGGTCCCCTTCAGGACTACACGCTTGCCGAGCTTCAGGAGCTTGATGCCGGGAGCTGGTTCAATACGACCAACCCGAGCCGTGCCCAGTCGAGATTCGCCGGCACGCAGGTACCCACCCTCGATCAGGTCATCGATCGCTTTGGCACGCAGACCCGCTATTACATCGAGACCAAGTCTGCAGAACGCGACCCCACGCTCGAAGCGGAATTAATGGAAGCGCTGGAGGGGCGTGGGCTGATTGAGGCTGGTGCGGTGACCATCCAGTCGTTCTCGCAGGAGAGTCTGCGCAAGGTACAGGCCATCAACCCGAATGTCCCGCTGGTACAGCTCGTCTGGTACTACCCGGAAAACGAGGACAGCGAGGAATTGACCGAGTGGACGGGTGTTACACCTGGCCCCGAGGCCATTACCGATGCCGATTTTCAGGAGGTACGTGATTACGCGGTAGCCATCGGAACCAATATGACTTACCAGGGTGAACCGGTGATTGACGAGGCTTTCGTGACACAGGCGCAGGACAACGATCTGCTGGTCCATGTTTATACAGTCAACGGTATCCCGATGATGGAGCAGTTGCTGGGCTGGGGTGTCGACGGGATGTTCACGAACTTTCCCGATCGCTTGATCCGCCTTACGCAGTAG
- the fsa gene encoding fructose-6-phosphate aldolase yields MKFFVDTAQADDIRELNDYGLLDGVTTNPSLIAKSGRDFKAVVGEICEIVNGPVSAEVAALDFDGMLREAHTLAAIADNVVVKLPLTLDGLKACRRLDGDGIATNVTLCFSANQALLAAKAGATYISPFIGRLDDINVDGMTLINEMRAIYDNYDFPTQILAASIRNANHVKNAALAGADVATIPPGVIRSLANHVLTDQGLDQFTRDWRTTGQSI; encoded by the coding sequence ATGAAATTCTTTGTCGACACGGCGCAGGCCGACGATATCCGTGAACTCAACGATTACGGACTGCTTGATGGCGTTACCACCAACCCGTCGCTTATTGCGAAATCGGGGCGTGATTTCAAGGCCGTGGTCGGCGAGATCTGCGAGATCGTCAACGGTCCTGTATCCGCAGAAGTAGCGGCCCTCGATTTTGACGGCATGCTGCGCGAGGCCCACACGCTCGCGGCGATCGCGGACAATGTTGTCGTCAAGCTGCCGTTGACACTGGACGGCCTCAAGGCATGTCGTCGGTTGGACGGTGATGGTATCGCCACCAACGTAACGCTCTGCTTTTCCGCCAATCAGGCGCTACTGGCAGCCAAGGCCGGTGCGACCTACATCTCGCCGTTCATTGGTCGGCTTGATGACATCAATGTCGACGGCATGACGTTGATTAACGAGATGCGGGCGATCTACGACAATTACGATTTCCCCACGCAGATCCTTGCGGCGTCGATCCGTAACGCCAACCACGTCAAGAACGCCGCGCTTGCCGGCGCCGATGTGGCGACCATCCCGCCTGGCGTCATCCGCAGCCTCGCGAACCATGTGCTGACCGATCAGGGGCTGGATCAGTTTACCCGCGACTGGCGGACCACCGGCCAGTCCATCTGA
- a CDS encoding DMT family transporter, with translation MLLPIALVMAAAFQWGLAGGLAGQLMTSGWEPELLSFWRLLIGLFCMLAWVTVIRLQGYSLNLTRPLVGWSVLAGLGVTGNLTFYFISITEASVAVAVTLMYSAPVMVYFVSFVRGTERPTLLKLSVIAAIMVGVVLLTGLYRTTPGAFSPWGVIAGLLSGISYSVFIFAFKSAGPHGRTPVSLMIAFLAAVLALVFLVDPQQAISVPLSPDAPLFLLFGLIGAGLSFLCYFIGLRGVLPTMAAVVAMIEPITATLYGVIGLGEALSIAEVVGMLIILSSVTALTIISQREST, from the coding sequence ATGTTGCTTCCAATTGCGCTTGTGATGGCCGCCGCGTTCCAGTGGGGGCTCGCCGGAGGTCTGGCCGGCCAGCTGATGACCTCGGGCTGGGAGCCCGAGTTGCTATCGTTCTGGCGTTTGCTGATCGGCCTCTTTTGTATGCTCGCATGGGTGACCGTGATCCGCTTGCAGGGTTACAGCCTCAACCTGACGCGGCCCCTGGTCGGGTGGTCAGTGTTGGCGGGGCTGGGCGTTACCGGCAATCTCACTTTCTATTTCATCAGCATCACGGAGGCCAGTGTCGCGGTCGCAGTGACGCTGATGTACAGCGCGCCGGTCATGGTCTATTTCGTGTCGTTCGTGCGCGGGACAGAACGACCAACCTTGTTAAAGCTGAGCGTTATCGCGGCGATTATGGTGGGGGTTGTGCTGTTAACGGGGCTTTACCGTACAACGCCGGGCGCGTTCAGCCCGTGGGGCGTGATCGCCGGTCTCCTGTCCGGAATCTCGTATTCGGTGTTTATCTTTGCCTTCAAATCCGCCGGACCGCATGGGCGCACACCGGTCTCGCTGATGATTGCGTTTCTCGCCGCCGTCCTGGCGCTGGTGTTCCTGGTCGATCCGCAACAGGCGATCAGTGTGCCGCTATCACCCGATGCACCGTTATTTCTCCTGTTCGGACTGATCGGGGCAGGCTTGTCGTTCCTGTGCTACTTCATCGGCCTGCGGGGTGTATTGCCCACAATGGCGGCGGTAGTGGCGATGATTGAGCCGATCACCGCCACGCTCTATGGCGTGATCGGGCTCGGAGAGGCGCTTTCCATTGCCGAGGTGGTGGGGATGTTGATTATCCTGTCCTCGGTGACGGCGCTCACCATCATCAGTCAGCGGGAGTCGACCTGA
- a CDS encoding peroxiredoxin yields the protein MGLRIGSLAPDFTAKTTEGEIRFHDWIGDDWAILFSHPKDFTPVCTTELGYMAQLKPDFDKRGTKVIGLSVDPVENHATWARDIEETQGTAPNYPMIGDTDLTVAKLYDMLPEDDGENYEGRTAKDNATVRAVYVIGPDKRIKAMLIYPMTSGRDFNEILRLLDSLQLNARHTVATPVNWRDGDDIIIPPAVTDEQAREKFPEGWDTLKPYLRVARQPTD from the coding sequence ATGGGACTGCGTATAGGAAGCCTGGCGCCGGATTTTACCGCCAAAACCACAGAAGGCGAGATCCGATTCCACGACTGGATCGGTGACGACTGGGCGATCCTGTTTTCACATCCGAAGGATTTTACGCCGGTCTGCACCACCGAACTCGGCTACATGGCACAGCTCAAGCCGGATTTCGACAAGCGCGGTACAAAGGTCATCGGGCTCTCGGTGGATCCTGTCGAGAACCACGCAACCTGGGCGCGCGACATCGAAGAGACGCAGGGCACGGCGCCGAATTATCCAATGATCGGCGACACGGATCTCACCGTCGCCAAGCTCTATGACATGCTGCCCGAGGACGATGGCGAGAACTACGAGGGCAGGACCGCCAAGGACAATGCCACTGTTCGAGCGGTTTACGTCATTGGTCCGGACAAGCGCATCAAGGCGATGCTCATCTATCCGATGACCAGTGGTCGCGATTTCAACGAGATACTGCGCCTGCTCGATTCGCTGCAACTGAACGCGCGGCACACGGTCGCGACCCCGGTCAACTGGCGTGATGGCGACGACATCATCATTCCGCCGGCGGTCACGGACGAGCAGGCAAGAGAGAAATTCCCGGAGGGGTGGGATACCCTCAAGCCCTATCTGCGTGTCGCTCGTCAGCCCACCGACTAA
- a CDS encoding carboxymuconolactone decarboxylase family protein has translation MYKDWSKTTDELTALMQQFGKGHPEVAKGFSQLAKAAEKDGAMSAKDKELMALAIGVSIRCEGCIAFHAKAAAGYRATRAEVLETIGVCLYMGGGPAFVYGAQALEAFDAFAEEA, from the coding sequence ATGTACAAGGACTGGTCAAAAACGACCGACGAACTCACGGCACTGATGCAGCAGTTCGGTAAGGGTCATCCCGAGGTTGCCAAGGGGTTCTCGCAGCTCGCCAAGGCGGCTGAAAAGGATGGCGCGATGAGCGCCAAGGACAAAGAGCTGATGGCACTGGCTATTGGCGTCTCAATCCGCTGCGAAGGCTGCATTGCATTCCACGCAAAAGCGGCCGCCGGCTACCGTGCGACGCGGGCCGAGGTCCTCGAGACCATCGGTGTCTGCCTGTACATGGGCGGCGGTCCCGCCTTTGTGTACGGCGCACAGGCACTCGAGGCCTTTGACGCCTTCGCGGAAGAGGCCTGA
- a CDS encoding 3-hydroxybutyrate dehydrogenase, producing MELTDRICIVTGGASGIGFEIARTFAQAGGKVVIADINVDAANDAARALGEGHTGVDMDVTDEAAVQRGVEKVIAEHGRIDVLVSNAGIQIVKRVEEFSYADWRKVVAIHLDGGFLTSKAVLPHMYARGSGTILYVGSVHSQEASALKAPYVSAKHGLMGLARTIAKEGGPHGVRTNVICPGFVRTPLVDKQIPEQAKDLGISEEEVVNEVMLGETVDKEFTTVEDVAHTALFLATFPSNALTGQSIVVSHGWRMD from the coding sequence ATGGAACTGACCGACAGGATCTGCATCGTCACCGGCGGCGCGAGCGGCATAGGCTTCGAGATTGCCCGCACCTTTGCGCAGGCCGGCGGCAAGGTCGTCATCGCCGACATCAACGTCGATGCCGCGAATGACGCCGCGCGGGCGCTGGGCGAGGGACACACGGGCGTCGACATGGACGTCACCGACGAAGCGGCCGTGCAGCGTGGCGTCGAGAAGGTTATCGCGGAGCACGGCCGGATCGATGTCCTGGTGTCGAACGCCGGCATCCAGATCGTCAAGCGGGTCGAGGAGTTCAGCTACGCCGACTGGCGCAAGGTCGTCGCGATCCATCTCGACGGCGGATTCCTGACATCGAAGGCTGTGCTGCCCCATATGTATGCCCGGGGCAGCGGAACGATCCTCTATGTCGGGTCGGTCCATTCGCAGGAGGCCTCGGCCCTCAAGGCGCCCTACGTCTCGGCCAAGCACGGCCTGATGGGACTCGCGCGGACCATTGCCAAAGAGGGCGGGCCGCATGGCGTCCGCACCAATGTCATCTGCCCCGGATTTGTCCGGACACCGCTGGTGGACAAGCAGATCCCCGAGCAGGCGAAAGATCTGGGCATCTCCGAAGAGGAAGTCGTCAATGAAGTCATGCTGGGCGAAACCGTGGACAAGGAGTTCACCACGGTTGAAGACGTCGCACACACAGCGCTTTTCCTCGCAACCTTCCCGAGTAACGCACTGACCGGGCAGAGCATCGTGGTCAGCCACGGCTGGCGGATGGACTGA
- a CDS encoding NADPH-dependent FMN reductase: MTDQQLDLITLAGSTRKASVNKKLARLARDRARHAGASVEFLDLADYPLPLYDGDLEDREGIPAAAQELKARLRQCDGFLIASPEYNSSLSPVLKNALDWISRRKDADEPPLAAYRGKVAALVAASPGGLGGLRGLVPLRMMLGNIGVHVIPDQFALAGAFDAFNDADELADPKQAEQLSTVVEAWVATAARLKQHG, encoded by the coding sequence ATGACTGACCAACAATTAGACCTGATCACGCTCGCCGGTAGTACCCGAAAGGCATCGGTCAACAAGAAGCTCGCTCGACTGGCAAGGGACCGGGCCCGCCACGCCGGTGCAAGCGTCGAGTTCCTCGATCTCGCCGATTACCCACTGCCGCTCTACGACGGAGATCTGGAAGATCGCGAGGGGATTCCGGCCGCTGCGCAAGAGCTCAAGGCCCGCTTGCGTCAATGCGACGGGTTTTTGATTGCGTCGCCGGAGTACAACAGTTCACTGTCGCCAGTGCTCAAGAACGCCCTCGACTGGATCTCGCGTCGGAAGGACGCGGATGAGCCACCTCTCGCGGCCTATCGGGGCAAGGTTGCAGCGCTGGTGGCCGCATCACCCGGTGGCCTGGGCGGTCTGCGCGGATTAGTCCCGCTGCGGATGATGCTTGGCAACATCGGGGTTCATGTTATCCCGGATCAATTCGCACTCGCCGGCGCATTCGATGCCTTCAATGACGCAGACGAGCTTGCCGATCCGAAGCAGGCGGAGCAATTGAGCACGGTGGTCGAAGCCTGGGTCGCGACCGCTGCCAGGTTGAAGCAGCACGGCTAG
- a CDS encoding patatin-like phospholipase family protein, producing the protein MATSAKPVNLALQGGGAHGAFTWGVLDRILEDERLAIAGISGTSAGAMNAVAVADGYTRDGPEGARAALDNFWRCMSEGARGSPLKRTPLDTLTGYWGLDRNPVYYAMDAMSRIASPYQLNPANMNPLRDLLEESIDFERVRHCTAFKLFISATNVETGKVKVFPREHLTADMVMASTCLPTLFQAVEIDGVPYWDGGYMGNPALFPFYGKTGSDDVVVVQINPVERKGAPTTPQDIQDRMSEINFNSSLLNELRAIDFVDRLIRQGKLSTQDYRQVRVHIIENQAEMKPLGASSKLNTEWAFLTKLRDMGRETADRWLDETVPHIGTRATVNLRKMFDSIGGEHQG; encoded by the coding sequence ATGGCGACATCGGCCAAGCCCGTCAATCTGGCGCTGCAGGGCGGCGGCGCGCACGGCGCCTTCACCTGGGGCGTGCTGGACCGTATTCTCGAGGACGAACGCCTCGCAATCGCCGGCATCTCCGGCACCTCGGCCGGCGCGATGAACGCCGTCGCGGTGGCTGATGGCTACACGCGGGATGGCCCGGAAGGCGCACGCGCCGCCCTCGACAACTTCTGGCGCTGCATGAGCGAAGGCGCCAGGGGCAGCCCGCTGAAACGCACTCCCCTCGACACACTAACGGGCTACTGGGGTCTGGATCGCAACCCCGTCTATTACGCGATGGACGCGATGTCGCGGATCGCCTCGCCGTATCAGCTCAACCCGGCGAACATGAACCCGCTGCGCGATCTGCTCGAGGAGAGTATCGACTTCGAGAGGGTGCGCCATTGCACCGCCTTCAAGCTGTTCATCTCGGCAACCAATGTCGAGACCGGAAAGGTCAAGGTGTTTCCACGCGAGCACCTGACCGCGGATATGGTGATGGCCTCGACCTGCCTGCCGACCCTGTTTCAAGCAGTCGAAATCGACGGGGTCCCCTACTGGGATGGCGGCTATATGGGTAACCCGGCGCTGTTTCCGTTCTACGGCAAAACCGGCAGCGACGACGTTGTGGTTGTCCAGATCAATCCCGTCGAGCGCAAAGGCGCACCGACAACGCCGCAGGATATCCAGGACCGGATGAGCGAAATCAACTTCAACAGCAGCCTGTTGAACGAACTGCGGGCGATTGACTTCGTTGACCGGCTGATTCGCCAGGGCAAGTTGTCAACGCAAGACTACCGCCAGGTGCGGGTTCATATCATCGAAAACCAGGCCGAAATGAAGCCCCTGGGCGCCTCGTCGAAGCTCAATACCGAATGGGCATTCCTCACCAAGCTGCGCGACATGGGCCGGGAGACGGCCGACCGCTGGCTTGATGAGACCGTCCCGCATATCGGCACACGGGCAACGGTCAATCTGCGTAAAATGTTCGACAGTATCGGCGGCGAGCACCAGGGATAG
- a CDS encoding DUF1820 family protein, with amino-acid sequence MAYSERIYRVIFHNQGKIYEIYARNISDGGLLGFVEIEELTFGERTQVVVDPAEEKLKNEFEGVKRTYVPMHSIVRVDEVEKEGAPRISDADGNVTPFPTSVYGPGRGTD; translated from the coding sequence ATGGCGTATTCAGAGCGCATTTACCGAGTGATATTTCACAACCAGGGCAAGATTTACGAGATCTACGCGCGCAATATCTCCGACGGTGGGTTGCTCGGCTTTGTCGAGATCGAAGAGCTCACCTTTGGCGAGCGTACCCAGGTTGTTGTCGATCCGGCGGAAGAGAAGCTTAAAAACGAGTTCGAGGGCGTAAAGCGCACCTATGTCCCGATGCACTCCATCGTCCGCGTGGATGAAGTCGAAAAGGAAGGCGCTCCCAGGATTTCCGATGCCGACGGTAATGTCACTCCCTTCCCGACCTCGGTCTACGGCCCGGGCCGCGGCACTGATTGA
- a CDS encoding cation diffusion facilitator family transporter has product MAHHHSHAHVHADFESGDRRVFLAIVVNGLLTAAQVVAGILSGSLALIADALHNLSDMASLVIGFTARKVARRPADARMSFGYARVEVVAALVNYTTLILVGAYLIYEGIMRIVEPTEVTGWVVVVVAALALIVDAITALLTYSMQKGSVNIRALFLHNLSDALASIAVMVAGTLIILFDAVWVDPAITIGIAVYILYLGLTEIGGPIRTLMLCSPPDIDGEAVISTLREVDGVQDVHHVHLWQMQEHEASLDAHVVLTEVGWQRLEAVKSELKTALGNGFGILHSTLEFEHPEHAHTGANTFGHVTSH; this is encoded by the coding sequence ATGGCACATCACCACAGTCATGCCCACGTTCACGCCGATTTCGAAAGTGGCGACCGGCGCGTGTTCCTCGCGATCGTCGTCAACGGCCTGCTGACGGCGGCGCAGGTTGTGGCCGGCATCCTCTCCGGGAGCCTGGCGCTGATCGCCGACGCGTTGCATAACCTCTCCGACATGGCGTCGCTGGTGATTGGTTTTACGGCCCGCAAAGTTGCCCGGCGCCCGGCGGATGCCCGCATGAGTTTCGGCTATGCGCGGGTGGAAGTCGTCGCTGCGCTCGTCAATTACACAACGCTCATCCTCGTCGGCGCCTACCTGATCTACGAGGGGATAATGCGGATTGTCGAGCCGACTGAAGTGACGGGCTGGGTGGTTGTCGTTGTTGCCGCGCTGGCGCTTATCGTCGACGCCATTACAGCCCTGCTGACCTATTCAATGCAGAAGGGCAGTGTGAATATACGCGCGCTTTTCCTGCACAATCTCTCGGATGCGCTGGCTTCAATCGCCGTGATGGTGGCCGGGACACTGATCATCCTGTTCGATGCGGTCTGGGTGGATCCGGCCATTACCATTGGTATTGCCGTTTATATCCTCTACCTCGGGCTCACCGAGATCGGAGGGCCGATTCGGACATTAATGCTGTGCAGCCCGCCGGATATCGACGGTGAGGCCGTCATCTCGACGCTCCGAGAGGTCGATGGTGTGCAGGACGTCCACCACGTTCACCTCTGGCAGATGCAGGAGCACGAGGCTTCACTGGATGCCCATGTCGTGCTGACAGAGGTCGGATGGCAGCGGCTGGAGGCGGTCAAGTCCGAGCTCAAGACCGCGCTTGGTAATGGTTTCGGGATACTGCATTCAACACTGGAGTTCGAACACCCGGAGCATGCTCACACCGGCGCGAATACATTCGGTCACGTAACTTCCCATTGA
- a CDS encoding histidine triad nucleotide-binding protein, translating to MNKPCIFCEIAAGRMDAELIHQDDQVVAFRDIHPQAPTHVLIIPRRHIESMTEIEAADAELIGHMHLTAKTLAESLGIAETGFRSIFNCGRDAGQTVWHIHLHLMGGRSMGWPPWPGN from the coding sequence ATGAATAAACCCTGTATTTTTTGCGAGATCGCTGCGGGACGGATGGACGCCGAGCTCATCCACCAGGATGATCAGGTGGTCGCATTCCGCGACATCCACCCGCAAGCACCCACTCACGTGCTCATCATCCCGCGCCGACACATAGAGAGCATGACCGAGATCGAGGCGGCGGACGCCGAGCTCATCGGCCACATGCATCTAACGGCCAAAACGCTTGCTGAATCGCTAGGTATCGCGGAAACCGGTTTTCGCAGCATCTTCAACTGCGGACGCGATGCCGGCCAGACTGTCTGGCACATCCACCTCCATTTGATGGGTGGGCGCAGCATGGGCTGGCCACCCTGGCCCGGGAACTGA
- a CDS encoding NCS2 family permease, which translates to MLDRFFELAESGTDIRRELLAGLTTFLTMAYIVVVNPSILSETGMDWGAVFVATCLAAALGSLIMGLYANYPFGLAPGMGLNAYFTYGVVLGMGIAWETALGAVFLSGILFLIISVLPIREWLINAIPLSLKMAISAGIGFFLAIIALQNAGVVVNSDATLVTLGDLTAIPTLLAMLGFVIMVGLSYREIPGAVLIGILVVSLIGVPLGVAEFDGVVSMPPDPSPTFLQMDIAGALELGLVSVVLVFLFVDLFDSTGTLVGLSHRAGLLDRDGRLGRLRSALVADSGASIGGALFGTSTTTTYIESASGINAGGRTGLTAVVIAVLFLLSLFFLPVVSAIPGYATAPALLFVACMMVRGLAELDWDDITDTAPAVVTAIAMPLTYSIADGMGLGFITYVFGKTLAGKPMQIHPAVWLIAALFVLRFAFI; encoded by the coding sequence ATGCTGGATCGCTTCTTCGAACTGGCTGAGAGCGGCACGGACATCCGTCGGGAGCTGCTGGCCGGACTGACCACCTTCCTGACGATGGCCTACATCGTGGTCGTCAACCCGAGCATTCTCTCCGAGACGGGCATGGACTGGGGCGCCGTTTTTGTCGCCACCTGTCTCGCCGCCGCACTCGGCAGCCTCATCATGGGGCTCTACGCCAACTATCCATTCGGGTTGGCGCCCGGCATGGGGCTGAACGCCTATTTCACCTATGGCGTGGTGCTGGGTATGGGAATCGCCTGGGAGACCGCTCTCGGGGCGGTTTTCCTGTCCGGCATCCTGTTTCTGATCATCTCGGTGCTACCGATCCGCGAATGGCTGATCAACGCCATTCCGCTGTCACTCAAGATGGCGATTTCCGCAGGGATCGGGTTTTTCCTGGCGATCATCGCACTCCAGAACGCCGGTGTCGTGGTCAACAGCGACGCGACGCTCGTGACTCTGGGTGATTTGACAGCCATTCCGACCCTTTTGGCCATGCTCGGCTTCGTGATCATGGTGGGATTGAGCTACCGCGAGATCCCGGGCGCTGTCCTGATTGGCATCCTCGTGGTCAGCCTGATTGGCGTGCCCCTCGGCGTCGCGGAGTTCGATGGCGTGGTGTCCATGCCGCCGGATCCGAGCCCGACTTTCCTGCAGATGGATATTGCCGGGGCTTTGGAACTGGGCCTTGTCTCTGTCGTGCTGGTATTCCTGTTCGTCGATCTCTTTGACAGTACCGGCACGCTCGTTGGCTTGTCTCACCGTGCCGGCCTGCTCGATCGCGATGGCCGTCTCGGGCGGCTGCGCAGTGCCCTGGTGGCCGACTCGGGGGCGAGCATCGGCGGCGCCCTGTTCGGGACCTCAACGACAACAACCTACATCGAGAGCGCATCCGGGATTAACGCCGGCGGTCGCACCGGCCTGACTGCAGTCGTTATCGCCGTGCTCTTTCTGCTGTCGCTGTTCTTCCTGCCGGTGGTCAGCGCGATCCCGGGCTACGCAACGGCTCCAGCACTGCTGTTTGTGGCATGCATGATGGTCCGCGGTCTGGCCGAGCTGGACTGGGATGACATCACCGATACCGCGCCGGCCGTGGTGACGGCGATTGCGATGCCGCTCACCTACTCCATTGCCGATGGCATGGGGCTCGGGTTTATCACCTACGTGTTCGGCAAGACACTGGCCGGCAAGCCTATGCAGATCCACCCGGCCGTATGGCTGATTGCCGCGCTGTTCGTGCTGCGTTTCGCGTTTATCTGA
- a CDS encoding NADPH-dependent FMN reductase, whose amino-acid sequence MPMNFLVFLGSVRDSTPPRPARLGLRVARACKGWLETDGHEVELVDPLAFDLGGSFKPQFSYPQGKAPVALDDLARRIEAADGYVMASPEYNHSMSPALAHLLNHFGSSLFSYKPSAIATYSAGQWGGARAAVNMRTYLAELGCLPVSAMIHVPRAQEVFEEEGGYLSGVDGDRWSDYLGRTLAQLVWWAEATRRQRREGSAERPAAFTRDPSQRNAP is encoded by the coding sequence ATGCCCATGAATTTCCTTGTATTCCTCGGATCGGTCCGCGACAGTACACCTCCGCGCCCTGCACGACTTGGTCTCAGAGTCGCGCGCGCCTGCAAGGGCTGGCTCGAGACTGACGGCCACGAGGTCGAGCTCGTCGATCCGCTGGCATTCGACCTCGGTGGTTCGTTCAAGCCGCAATTCTCGTATCCGCAGGGCAAAGCCCCCGTGGCGCTGGATGACCTGGCGCGGCGGATAGAAGCCGCCGATGGCTACGTCATGGCCAGCCCCGAGTACAACCACTCCATGAGCCCGGCGCTCGCCCATCTCCTCAACCACTTTGGCAGCTCGCTCTTCTCCTACAAGCCGAGCGCGATCGCCACCTATTCCGCCGGGCAGTGGGGCGGGGCCCGGGCGGCCGTCAACATGCGGACGTATCTCGCCGAACTCGGGTGCCTGCCCGTATCAGCGATGATCCACGTGCCCAGGGCACAGGAAGTATTCGAGGAGGAGGGGGGCTACCTGTCAGGCGTCGACGGCGACCGCTGGAGCGATTACCTTGGCCGAACCCTGGCACAGCTCGTCTGGTGGGCCGAGGCGACCCGCCGTCAGCGCAGAGAGGGAAGCGCTGAACGTCCCGCTGCCTTCACCCGCGATCCGTCGCAGCGAAACGCTCCGTGA